Genomic DNA from Oscillatoria sp. FACHB-1406:
GAGGTCGTAGGGAATTTTAACAACGGCTTCAAATACGCTGTCGGGCTTGACGGCGAGGGGCAGTTCGACTTCAGCGGGCTTTTGGGCGAGGTGGCAGTTCGCGCAAACAAGCCGGCCCGTGGCTTCGCGCGGGGTTTCGGGGGCGGTTTGTTGCGCCCAGAAGGGGTAGGCAGCGGCCGACTGAGGCGCTACTAGATCTCCGCTCAAGAATAAGGCTACGGTCGCGATCGCGAGAATAGCACTTCTGACGACGATCTGCTTGCCCGTCTGCCAAAGGAATTGTATCGAAGGTGTTCTCATCTGTTAAATCCAAAATCTAAAAGCCAAAATTGATTTTACGCCCACCAAGGATTCTCGCCGGTGCGGAAGTCGGTTTCAGTCCACTCGGAGAACACGAGCTTATCGTCAGTGACGTTAGCATGAGCGAGGGCCAAAGAAAGGGGTGCGGGGCCGCGCACGACTTTTCCTTCAGCGTTGTACTGAGAACCGTGACAGGGACACATGAATTTGTTTTCGCTGGCATTCCAAGGCACGACGCAGCCTAAGTGCGTGCAGACGGCGTTAATCCCGTAATTAGCGATTTCTTTGCTGTCGGTGACGACGATATAAGTTGCATCGCCTTTTAAGCCTTGAGCGAGGACGCGATCGCCTGCATTATGGCTGCTGAGAAATTCGCTGACAACAACATCATTGCCCAGCTTATCTTTGGCTGTTACGCCGCCACCCGATCCACCGCTCGAAGGAGGAACGAAGTATTTAACAACGGGGTACAATGCCCCCAACGCTGTGGCGGTCATCGTACCGAAAGTGAGCAGGTTCATGAACTGCCGTCGCCCCATTCCTGGGACATCTGAAGGTAGGGAACTTTGAGTCATGGGTCAATCGTCAAATGAATAGTTTCCTGACACTTCCCGCGCCTCTAAAAGACTCGGAAATTCCTGGTTCGGCGACCGACCCAAACGATTACCTATCCTTGCGGCAGTCCTTAAACCCAATCTTCGCCGTTCGGACTTAGCACATCGCTAAGCCGCAGCCAGTATCGAGCTTAATTTAGGCAACCCCAGAGGGTCAGTCTCCCCAAGCTTTTCGGGTTGATGGGGATTAGACTTCCTTTCTTCCCGCCGTTTCCGCCTGTCTCGCGGTACGGTGTTGTCGCTAACATTTTGTTTTTTAAGTTTGCGAGTTGGCAGATTCGATAAGAATCTTGATGGCGTTGAAGAGGTTTTTTTATACCTCTAGGCGATCGCTCCTTTCAAGTCGATCCAGCGTGAAATTCACATCGGATATCGCGCCAAGAGCGGTTTTTCAGCCTGTACCTTCTGTTGTATTCTACACGATATGCCTAACCTTTTAACTTAACTTTTAAGGGGGCTTTCGATGAAATGGTTGAGGAATTCCAGCCGGAGGTCTAGAGTATAGGTGCGTTAAACAGTCAAACTCAGGTATAGATCGTGAAAAAAGCACCAAATGCGCTCGAAGTTATCGCTTTAACAGCCTTGACTTTCGCTGTTGCGAGTACCGCCCGAGCCGAAGAAACCAAAGATATCAGCCCCAACTTTGACGCTGAAACCGTCCCCATTGCTGCCCTCAATCCTTCAGCAATGCCCGCCCTGCGAGATACCCCAGATACCGAAGATAGGCTGCAAGAATTCGATCGCATCACCGCCCTCGATCCTTCGGCTTCCGAAACCGCCCTAGAGTCGCCCTCCCTCGCCCCCGAAACCGAATCATTCCCCACCGCACCGAAAACGCTCGCTGCTTCTACCCCCGAAATCGAATCATTCCCCACCGCGCCGAAAACGCTAGCTGCTTCTACCCCACCGACAGAACTCCCTCGTACCGCGCCCAGAAACCAAGTCGCCCAAAGAAGAAACCCCAACCCAAGTAACTTACCCGCAGGCATCTACGGCGCGCTGAGTGGCGATTTGCGCCTGTTGAGAGAAGCTCAACTCCAAGGATTAGCCGTATCGGGAATCGGAACAATCGGTACGGGAAGCACCGACTTTTTCGCGGGTTTTGGGATTAATGCCGCAGTCGGTTATAAATCACTCCAAAACAATTTGAGAGTTGAAGCCCAATTAGCTTACGGTCAAAACGAGATTGGCGTTGTCGAACTTCCCGCGATCGCTTCTCGTTCCATTTCCACAACAACAGTTAACGGCAAGGGCAGTATTTCTACCTTTACTGGATTCCTCAACGGCTACTACGATCTCAACACCGGCTCGAATTGGCAGCCCTATATCGGCGGCGGAATTGGGCTAACGCGACTGGCCAGTAACGGTATTAGCGCCACCTATCCCGGAACCGATTTAACCACCAGCGTGGACGATGCGAGATGGGGTTTTGCCTATCAAATTATGGCGGGAACGGCCTATTATCTCAGTCCTCAAACCGCCGTAACCTTGGGCTATCGCTACTTCGATCCCCTAGGCGGCAATACCTTCGACACGCCGTTAGGAGAAGTGCGCTTGAAAGATGGCGGCGCGCATAACTTTGAGTTTGGCGTGCGCCACTTCTTTTAAAGCGCGTTACCTTGCGATCGCGTTGGTTGGGTTCTACTACTCTCTACCCAACCCATCGTTGAATAAAGGTTAACATTCGTTGCATTTCAAAAATATTTGTGAGGCAGTCGCTCCATCTCCAATCCCTCAATCTCTCACAGAGCAAGGGTTTCGCACCACAATTGGGTTGCGGAACCCTTTCGAGCCGCGCCCTAAAACATTTGAGACAATGCTTAAACGCTTAACACCGGCTGGAGGCTATCTCGGTTATGAAATTGGCTTATTGGATGTATGCAGGCCCCGCTCACATCGGCACGCTTCGCATTGCTAGCTCCTTCAAAAACGTTCATGCCATTATGCACGCGCCCCTCGGCGATGACTATTTCAACGTCATGCGCTCCATGCTCGAACGGGAACGAAACTTTACTCCCGTGACAGCTAGTATCGTCGATCGCAATGTCCTCGCGCGCGGTTCTCAAGAAAAAGTCGTCGATAATATCACCCGCAAAGATAAGGAAGAAACGCCCGATTTAATCGTGCTTACGCCGACTTGTACGTCAAGTATTCTACAAGAAGATTTACAAAACTTTGTCGATCGCGCCCAAATGGATTGTCAGGGCGACGTTCTCCTGGCTGATGTCAATCACTACCGCGTCAACGAACTGCAAGCTGCCGATCGCACCCTCCAACAAATCGTCGAATACTACATCGCCAAAGCTCGTAAAAAAGGCGAACTTCCTGAAGGCAAAACCGAAAAACCTTCGGTTAACATCATCGGTATTTCAACCCTCGGTTTCCACAACCAACACGATTCTACCGAACTGAAACGGTTGATGGCAGACTTAGGCATTGAAGTCAACGCCGTTATTCCCGATGGCGCTACCGTTGAAGAATTAAAAAATCTACCCCGTGCCTGGTTTAACCTCATTCCCTACCGCGAATTAGGG
This window encodes:
- the petC gene encoding cytochrome b6-f complex iron-sulfur subunit; translated protein: MTQSSLPSDVPGMGRRQFMNLLTFGTMTATALGALYPVVKYFVPPSSGGSGGGVTAKDKLGNDVVVSEFLSSHNAGDRVLAQGLKGDATYIVVTDSKEIANYGINAVCTHLGCVVPWNASENKFMCPCHGSQYNAEGKVVRGPAPLSLALAHANVTDDKLVFSEWTETDFRTGENPWWA
- a CDS encoding outer membrane beta-barrel protein, with product MKKAPNALEVIALTALTFAVASTARAEETKDISPNFDAETVPIAALNPSAMPALRDTPDTEDRLQEFDRITALDPSASETALESPSLAPETESFPTAPKTLAASTPEIESFPTAPKTLAASTPPTELPRTAPRNQVAQRRNPNPSNLPAGIYGALSGDLRLLREAQLQGLAVSGIGTIGTGSTDFFAGFGINAAVGYKSLQNNLRVEAQLAYGQNEIGVVELPAIASRSISTTTVNGKGSISTFTGFLNGYYDLNTGSNWQPYIGGGIGLTRLASNGISATYPGTDLTTSVDDARWGFAYQIMAGTAYYLSPQTAVTLGYRYFDPLGGNTFDTPLGEVRLKDGGAHNFEFGVRHFF